ATCCATCGTAATCTGTACAAGAGTACGGTTGTTGAAGTCCATGGTAGTCTCCCAAAGCTGGTGGAAATCCATCTCTCCAAGACCCTTGTATCTCTGAATATCTACCTTAGTCTTCTTTGTTGAAAGCTCAGCAAGTAGCTTCTCCTGCTCAGGTTCTGAATATGTGTAGTAAACATCCTTACCCTGTTTGCTCATAAATAGAGGTGGCTTAGCTGCATATACGTAGCCTCCTTCTATCAAAGGTGTCATATGACGGAAGAAGAATGTCAAAAGCAAAGTTCTGATATGTGCTCCGTCGACGTCGGCATCGGTCATGATAATTATCTTGTGATATCTGAGCTTGCTAGCGTCAAAATTATCACCTACACCACAACCAAAGGCTGTAATCATATTCTTAATTTCTTCTGAGTTGAGAATCTTATCAAGTCTTGCTTTTTCAACGTTTAGAATCTTACCTCTAAGTGGAAGAACAGCCTGTCTTGAACGATCACGTCCCTGCTTTGCTGAACCGCCCGCAGAGTCACCCTCGACTAGGAATATCTCTGAAAGCGCTGGATCCTTCTCTGAGCAGTCTGCAAGCTTACCTGGAAGTGAAGTGCTGTCTAAAGCATTCTTTCTTTTTGTAAGGTCTCTAGCTTTTCTCGCAGCCTCTCTTGCCCTTGAAGCTATGATACATTTTTCTATAATTATCTTTGCTTCCTGTGGATGCTCCTCTAAGTAAGCTGTTAAATTATCATTTGTCGCAGTTTCTACAAAACCTCTAACATCACTGTTTCCAAGCTTTGCCTTAGTCTGTCCTTCAAACTGTGGCTGAGCAAGCTTTACAGAAACTATGGCTGTAATACCTTCACGAATATCCTCACCGCTTAAGGTAGGATCACTATCCTTAAGAATCTTTGACTTCTTAGCATAATCGTTTATTGCTCTTGTCAAAGCAGACTTAAGCCCAGCCATGTGAGTTCCGCCGTCTGTAGTATTGATATTATTTGCATATGAAAGTATAAATTCGTTGTATCTATCAGTGTACTGAAGAGCAACTTCAACTTCCATGCTATTCTTATTCTCTACCTCAAAATATATTACATCCTTATGAAGAACTTCCTTATTTTGGTTAATGTAGTGAACATATTCCTTAAGACCACCCTCGTAGTGGAAAACTTCCTTCTTCTTAGGTGTAACTCTCTCATCAGTTATGGAAATCTTAATTCCCTTATTTAGGAAAGCCATTTCTCTAAATCTGTGCTGAAGAGTATCGTAATCAAATTCTATAGTCTCGAAAATCTCAGCATCAGGCCAGAATGTTGTCTTAGATCCTGTTGACTTTGATTCTCCAATGACCTCAAGAGGAGTAACTGTCTTACCTCTCTTGTATTCTTGCCTATATATATTTCCGTTTCTCTTAATCTCTACAACCATATCTGTAGAAAGAGCATTTACTACGGAAGCACCTACACCGTGAAGTCCTCCGGATACCTTGTATCCTCCGCCGCCGAACTTACCTCCTGCGTGAAGAACTGTATGGATAACCTCAACCGCTGGAATTCCAAGCTTAGGATGATTATCAACTGGCATACCACGACCATCATCCTCAACCGTTAAAGATCCATCTTTATTAATACTAATCTTTATGTGTTTACAATATCCAGCCAATGCCTCGTCGACACTGTTATCAACAACTTCATATACTAGATGATGAAGACCTCTAGCACCGGTACTACCAATGTACATACCAGGCCTTTTTCTAACTGCTTCTAATCCTTCAAGTACTTGAATTTGCGCGGCGTCGTATTGAGTATTTACCTTTTCTCCTGTACTCATTTAATCCTCGCTTTCCTTCTACATTTTTTATCAAAACGATAGCATATATTATACAATAAAATCGACTTTTTAACAAGTTTTTACTTTTTTAAAAGAAAAATTATTACGATATATAAAAAAATCGCCCTAAGGCGATATTTTTAATCTATTAAATATATATCAGTTTAATATATATATTATATAAGAGTTCCGTTTTCTATATAG
The nucleotide sequence above comes from Eubacterium sulci ATCC 35585. Encoded proteins:
- the gyrB gene encoding DNA gyrase subunit B (negatively supercoils closed circular double-stranded DNA), whose translation is MSTGEKVNTQYDAAQIQVLEGLEAVRKRPGMYIGSTGARGLHHLVYEVVDNSVDEALAGYCKHIKISINKDGSLTVEDDGRGMPVDNHPKLGIPAVEVIHTVLHAGGKFGGGGYKVSGGLHGVGASVVNALSTDMVVEIKRNGNIYRQEYKRGKTVTPLEVIGESKSTGSKTTFWPDAEIFETIEFDYDTLQHRFREMAFLNKGIKISITDERVTPKKKEVFHYEGGLKEYVHYINQNKEVLHKDVIYFEVENKNSMEVEVALQYTDRYNEFILSYANNINTTDGGTHMAGLKSALTRAINDYAKKSKILKDSDPTLSGEDIREGITAIVSVKLAQPQFEGQTKAKLGNSDVRGFVETATNDNLTAYLEEHPQEAKIIIEKCIIASRAREAARKARDLTKRKNALDSTSLPGKLADCSEKDPALSEIFLVEGDSAGGSAKQGRDRSRQAVLPLRGKILNVEKARLDKILNSEEIKNMITAFGCGVGDNFDASKLRYHKIIIMTDADVDGAHIRTLLLTFFFRHMTPLIEGGYVYAAKPPLFMSKQGKDVYYTYSEPEQEKLLAELSTKKTKVDIQRYKGLGEMDFHQLWETTMDFNNRTLVQITMDDASQADEIFTILMGDKVPPRKKFIEDNAKYAEIDI